The stretch of DNA GCACATGGACGAGAACGTGCTGGCCAAGCAGGTCGGCACGGCGATCGCCAAGGACATGGGGCTGTCGAGGAGCGTGCTGCTCGGCACCGAGGGCGACGTCTATATCGATGATTCGCTGCCGGAGAAGACGCGCGCGAAGGTGCTCGGAGAAGCGCTGCGCCGGTATCGCGCGCTGCCGCAGATCGCGGGGGCGTACTCCGCCGCCGAGATCATGGCGACGCCGATGGCCAAGTCTCCGCCCGAGACCTGGACGCTGATCGAGCGGGCCCGTGCGTCGTTCGATCCGGAGCGCTCGGGGCAGTTGGTGGTGCTGCTCAAGCCGCGCGTGACGACGATCGTGTCGCCGGCGAGCGGCTATGTCGAGACGCATGGCTCACCATGGGATTACGATCGCCGGGTGCCGATCCTGTTCTGGCGCAAGGGTATGACGGGGTTCGAGCAGCCCCTGTCGGTGGAGACGGTGGATATCGTGCCGACCTTGGCCGCGACGATCGGGTTGCCGGTGAAGGGGCTGGACGGGCGGTGCCTCGATCTCGATCCGGGTGCAGCGAGCACGTGTCCGAGCTGAGCAAGGTCTTGCTCGCCTTGGTGTGTTCTCCCGCGAAGGCGGGAGTCCAATCTGGCTCCCGCCTTCGCGGAAGAACATACTTTGAGGCTGGCATGGCGCCTTCCCCCTTGCCCGTCATCCTGCCCTCTCCCCGTCATCCTGACGAAAGTCAGGATCCAGAGCCACAAAGGGCGGCGCCCGTTACCCTGAATCCTGACTTTCGTCAGGATGACGGAGAGGGGTCGGCGAAGGTCCGAGCGCTTACCGCGTCTCGAACGGCCGCAACCCCGCTCCTAGGCGGTTCGTGCCAAGTGCCAGCTTGTCATGGCTATAATCCGCCAGGAAAGCCGGGCTGCTGCTATCCCCAGTAGACAACCGCGCATCGTTCCCCTCCACCCGCAACCCGGTCGAACGGTACGTCTTCGCCTCCGCTGCGACCACGATCAGCCCGATGTGGTTCTCCTTGTTCCGCCCCCGCACGAACGTGTTGCGCGCAATGAGGCCGGTCGCGCCTTCGGGAAGGTCGATCATGTAGTTCGTCCTGCGCCCGGCGGTATCGTCGAAGCTGTTGTCGGTGATCGACACGGTCGGCACGCGCAGCTTGACGTAGTGCCCGCCCGTCCCACGCTCGAACCGCGAATTGATGATCGTCACGCTGCCCATGTTCGCGAGGTAGATCGCGTGCGAACAGCCGGGGGACTCGCCGCACTGGCCTAGCCCCTGCGAACGTCGAATGATCGATCGTGATCTTCTTCGAGGTCGGTTCTCATCCGAGAATGACCTCCTGGCTGTCGAGGAACATCGCGTTCGTGACGGTCAGGTTGCCCATCTCGCTGCGAATCCCCGCGCCGTTGCCGCCCGACACGCGGTAGCCGCGGAAGACGAGGCCATCGACGACCGAGCCTTGCCCCCGCAGTACCAGCGCCGCCTTATCCTCGCACGCCACCATCTCGAATATAGCGGTGCCCGGCTTGACCGCCTTGAAGGTGATGCGACCGCGGCCTGCACCGCGCATTGCCGGTATGTGCCGGGCGCGATCAGGATCGTCGCGGTGCCCATGCGGATCGACGACACGGCCTCTTGCAACGTCGCGAACCCCTGACCGTCGACCGTGAATGGCGCAGCCCCTTGCGCGAACGCGGGAGCGGCGAACAGCGCGAGCGCCAGCAACGTTCGTTTCACCTGAAAACCCTCCTTTTTCCGCGACAATGGCTCGCCAGCGACGTTCGTTGCGTGATCGCCTGGAACGGCGCGCTTCGGCCAGTCGCCCCCCACCCATTTCGACGCCTGTCTCGATATGACGCAGCGGACAGAATGAACCGAGACGGGCCGATTGGGACATCGATAGGTTGCCGCGCCCGCTTCCCCCGAATACTGTCGCACCCGTAACGAAGCCGGCGGGGGGAACCGATCGGTGCCGGGGGATCCAGATGCACGCCATGACGCCGACGGAGGTTTTCCTCCTCGCGATACTTATCATTTTCACCGCGCCGTATCTGGTGTGGCGACTGGGGCGAACCGATTACTGGGCGCCGCTGGTGGTAGTGCAGATCTTCGGCGGCATCCTGCTCGGGCCGGGTGTGCTCGGCGCGGCGTATCCCGATTATTACGCGACGATCTTCACGCCCGCGACGATGGGTTCGCTGAACGGCATCGCCTGGTGGGCGGTGATGATGTTCGTGTGGGTCGCCGGCATCGAACTCGATATCGGCGAGGCGTGGAAGCGGCGGGGGGAGACCGGTGTGACCGCAGGGCTCGCGCTCGCGGTGCCGCTGATCACCGGCAGCATCGCTGCGGCGCTGATGCTGCGTTACCCCGGCTGGCGCGGGCCGGACGGCGCGACGTGGCAAGTGGTGCTCGGCATCGGCATGGCCTGCGCGGTCACCGCTCTTCCCATCCTCGTGCTGTTCCTCGAAAAGCTCGAGATCCTGCGCGAACCAATTGGCCAGCGTATCCTGCGCTATGCCAGCCTCGACGACATCGCGATCTGGGGCGTACTCGCGCTGATCTTGCTCGATTGGGAGCGCGTCGGTCGGCAGGGCGGCTTTCTGGTCGGGTTCGCGGTCGCCACAATGCTGGTGCGCAAGCTGATGGGGATGATCGAGGAGAGCGACCGCTGGTATGTCAGCCTAATCTGGCTTGCGGGTTGCGGGTTCGCGGCGGACTGGGCGGGGCTGCACTTCATGGTCGGCGCATTCCTGTCGGGCGCGGTGCTCGACGCCAAGTGGTTCACGACGGCGAAGATGGACCAGTTCCGCCACTTCGTGCTGCTCGCGGTAATGCCGGTGTTCTTCCTGTCGACGGGCCTGAAGACACAGTGGGCGGTTGGCGGCTATGCCGTGTTCGGCGCGGCGGCGTTGCTGCTGGTCGCGTCGGTCGGCGGCAAGCTCGCAGGGGTTCACGCCGCCGGGCGGATCCTGAAATGGCGGCCGGGCGAGGCCTCGGCGATCGGCTGGCTGCTCCAGACCAAGGCGCTGATAATGATCATCTTCGTCAACATCCTGCTGGATAAGAAGATCATCACCAACGAGACCTTCACCGCACTACTTCTGATGGCGCTCGCGAGCACGATGCTGACCGTGCCGATGGTCGCACCGAAGTTGAAGAAGCTGGCGGGGCTGGTGGGGAAGAGCGCCTGACCCCCGCCCGTCATCCTGACGAAAGTCAGGATCCAGAGTAACGAACGCCGTGCTGCTTGGCTCTGGATCCTGACTTTCGTCAGGATGACGGACGTTGGGGTTAAGCTCCCGCGTTGAGCAGGTCGTGACGTTTAAGAGCGTGGCGGAGTTGGTCGTAGCTCAGGCCTAGCGCTTCGGCGGTGGCGCGCTGGTTGAAGCGGTGTTCCGCCAGGGCGCGTGACAACAGGTCGCGTTCGAACCGGGATACGCGAGACTTGAAGTCGGAAGGGCCTTCCTCGCACGCGACCACCGGGTCCTCGCCTTCGTCCGCCTCGGCAGCACGTGGGGTCACCACCATGGGTTTCGCCGCAGCTGAAGCGCCGGGGCGATGCGGCGACTGGAACGGGTCGATCTCGATCGCATCGATCGGCCCGGCCTGTTCCCATCGATACACCGCGCGCTCGACGACGTTGCGCAACTCACGCACGTTCCCCGGCCAGCGATACGCGATCAGCGCGTCCATCGCCGCCGGGCCGAACCCCTCCCAGCGTTCGCGCCCTAGCTCCGACGCCATCCGCCGGCCAAAATGCTCGGCAAGGACGACCACGTCGCCGGTCCGCGCGCGCAACGGCGGCAACGTCACGACCTCGAACGACAACCGGTCGAGCAGATCGGCGCGAAACTCATGCCGGTCGACCTTGTCGGGCAGATGCTCGTTGGTCGCCGCCACGATCCGCACGTCGACGCGCATCGGCCGCGACGAGCCGATCCGGGTGATCTCGCCATATTCGACCGCGCGCAGCAACCGGTCCTGCGCCGCCATCGACAGCGTGCCCAGCTCGTCGAGGAACAACGTCCCCCCATCGGCCTCCTCGAACCGCCCTACCCGCGCCTTGGTCGCACCGGTGAACGCGCCCGCCTCATGCCCGAACAATTCCGCCTCGATCAGCGTCTCGGGCAACGCCGCGCAGTTCATGATGACCAAAGGCTGGTCCCACCGCGGCGACAGGCGATGCAGGCGCTCGGCGACCAGTTCCTTGCCCGTCCCACGCTCGCCGATCACCAGCACCGGGCGGTCCAAAGCTGCCGCCCGAGACGCACGTTCGAGCGCTGCCATGAACGTGCCGGACTCGCCGATGACCTGTGTCGTTCGCTCCATGACGAAGATGTGGCGCGAATTCCCAACTCTTGGCAAGCTTACGCCAACGCCCGAACACCCAAAATCGCGCAAACCCCTGCAATTCGGCCATTTTCGAAACTGGCACGACAGATGCAATGCTTGAGGCAACCCGCCGAATAGCGGAACCAACCAGTCTTAAAGGGGACCCACCATGTTCAACACCAACATCGCCCGCACCGTCGTCGCCACCCTCTGCACCATCGTCGTCAGCGCAACCTGCGTCCTCGGTGCGGTCGGTCCCGCCATCGCAAACAACGCAACGCCTATCGCGGTACATACCTCGATCGTGGCATAAGACCCCGACGGCTCCCCGAGAGCCTCGGGCCGACCCCTGGAGTAGGATTTACATGGGCATCTTTTCCCGCACCCGCGACATCGTCGCCGCCAACTTCGCCGATCTTATCGAGAAGGCCGAAGACCCGTCGAAGATGATCCGCATGATCATCCTCGAGATGGAGGAGACGCTGGTCGAGGTCCGCGCCTCCGCCGCGCGCACCATCGCCGACCAGAAGGAGATGCGCCGCCATATCTCGAAGCTGGAGCAGCTTCAGGACAACTGGACCGAGAAGGCCGAACTGGCGCTGAGCAAGGACCGCGAGGACCTCGCCAAGGCTG from Sphingomonas faeni encodes:
- a CDS encoding cation:proton antiporter — encoded protein: MHAMTPTEVFLLAILIIFTAPYLVWRLGRTDYWAPLVVVQIFGGILLGPGVLGAAYPDYYATIFTPATMGSLNGIAWWAVMMFVWVAGIELDIGEAWKRRGETGVTAGLALAVPLITGSIAAALMLRYPGWRGPDGATWQVVLGIGMACAVTALPILVLFLEKLEILREPIGQRILRYASLDDIAIWGVLALILLDWERVGRQGGFLVGFAVATMLVRKLMGMIEESDRWYVSLIWLAGCGFAADWAGLHFMVGAFLSGAVLDAKWFTTAKMDQFRHFVLLAVMPVFFLSTGLKTQWAVGGYAVFGAAALLLVASVGGKLAGVHAAGRILKWRPGEASAIGWLLQTKALIMIIFVNILLDKKIITNETFTALLLMALASTMLTVPMVAPKLKKLAGLVGKSA
- the pspF gene encoding phage shock protein operon transcriptional activator, with protein sequence MERTTQVIGESGTFMAALERASRAAALDRPVLVIGERGTGKELVAERLHRLSPRWDQPLVIMNCAALPETLIEAELFGHEAGAFTGATKARVGRFEEADGGTLFLDELGTLSMAAQDRLLRAVEYGEITRIGSSRPMRVDVRIVAATNEHLPDKVDRHEFRADLLDRLSFEVVTLPPLRARTGDVVVLAEHFGRRMASELGRERWEGFGPAAMDALIAYRWPGNVRELRNVVERAVYRWEQAGPIDAIEIDPFQSPHRPGASAAAKPMVVTPRAAEADEGEDPVVACEEGPSDFKSRVSRFERDLLSRALAEHRFNQRATAEALGLSYDQLRHALKRHDLLNAGA